In the Vulpes lagopus strain Blue_001 chromosome 16, ASM1834538v1, whole genome shotgun sequence genome, one interval contains:
- the LOC121476795 gene encoding suppressor of IKBKE 1-like encodes MSCTIQKILTDAKTLLERLREHDAAAESLVDQSAALHRRVAAMREAGTALPDQYQEDASDIKDMSKFKPHILLSQENTQIRDLQQENRELWVSLEEHQDALELIMSKYRKQMLQLMVAKKAVDAEPVLKAHQSHSAEIESQIDRICEMGEVMRKAVQVDDDQFCKIQEKLAQLELENKELRELLSISSESLQVRKENSMDTASQAIK; translated from the coding sequence ATGAGCTGCACCATCCAGAAGATCCTGACAGACGCCAAGACGCTGCTCGAGCGGCTACGGGAACACGACGCGGCCGCAGAGTCGCTCGTGGATCAGTCCGCCGCGCTGCACCGGCGGGTGGCCGCTATGCGGGAGGCGGGGACGGCGCTTCCGGACCAGTATCAAGAAGATGCATCCGATATAAAGGACATGTCCAAATTCAAACCTCACATTCTGCTGTCCCAAGAGAATACACAGATTAGAGACTTGCAGCAGGAAAACAGAGAGCTGTGGGTTTCCTTGGAGGAACACCAGGATGCTTTGGAACTCATCATGAGCAAGTACCGGAAACAGATGTTACAATTAATGGTTGCCAAAAAGGCTGTGGATGCTGAGCCTGTCCTGAAAGCTCACCAGTCTCACTCTGcagaaattgagagtcagattGACagaatctgtgaaatgggagaagTGATGAGGAAAGCAGTTCAGGTGGATGATGACCAATTTTGTAAGATTCAGGAAAAACTAGCCCAATTAGAGCTTGAAAATAAAGAACTTCGAGAATTATTGTCCATCAGCAGTGAATCTCTACAGGTCAGGAAGGAAAACTCAATGGACACTGCTTCCCAAGCCATCAAATAA